The genomic window GTGCCCCCGGCCGTCCTAGAGCAGAGAGGCTCTGCCAGGCCCACCCTGGGCTCCCGCTGCCAGGCCTTGCCTGGCCCCTGGCCCCAGCCCAGGGGCAGCCGGGCGCTTTGCCTCTTACCGGTGCCCAGGCCAGCACACGCGTCGCACTCCCAGCTGGCCGTGCTGCTCCTCAGGTCGGAGCAGCGTCTGTGGGTGCCCTCGGCAGCgcaggagcagcacaggagcAGTTGCCAGGGCCTGGGGAAGCAAACGGGTTCACGGCTGTGAGGACAAAGTGACCGCAGCACGGGATTGTCCGGCCGAGCTCTCGGTCTCAGTGCTTGCGCTTCGAGCCCTTGGCGAGACGGCGTTCCCGTACAGAGCCCCGGGGTGCAGCTTTGGCAACTTacccctcttcctctgcctgctccctgcctcctggACAAAGGCACTCCCTGGCATCGCAGCGGCTGTGCCTCTCACTTAGTGCTGCGTATGCACGCCTGTTCTCCCACGATGGCAGTctgatggagaaaggaaaatggaggagcccctgctgccccggcaTAAGGGAGATGCAGGGCGTCCCTgctcgcccccccccgccctgtttCCAGCTCCTCCGTGAAGCTGAAGCCCAGACTCGCGGGACAGCGGAGGGCCAGGAAGGACtgctggggcagcccctggcGCGGCACAGCGCTTGCAGCCTCCTGTCTTGGGAGCCGGCCCGAAGGACACCAACCTGAAGGGGATTCGGATGCCCATGGTGAGCATTTCCGAGAGAAAGAGCTCCTTATCTCTACAGAGTGGGCACTGGAAGCAAGAAATGCCGGCGCACAGAGCCTGTCcctgcaggaggagaaacaTAAGGAGCATGAGCGAGGCCCTGGTGCTGCCGAGCGCCTGCCGTGCCCCGGGGGCGAGGGAACGGCTCCTACCTGGATGCAGCCCCTGTGGAACCAGGCGTGTTTGCACGCTGGGCACACCATGGTGCCGTAGGACTTTCTCTCCTCCACGAGGTCCAGGCAGATGAGGCAGGTGGTGTTCTCCTCCGGAGCcgcctcccctgcctgctctgggcGGTGCTGCCAGCAGTAGGCCCTGGGGGCAAGAGGAAAGGGATGGGCGAGGGGAGAAGCGCTGGCTCCTTCCCCGGGTGGCAgccaggaggggagaggaggtaCCTGTACCGAAGAGCGAACTGGGTGACGCATCCACCCTCCACGGCACAGGGGAGATGGAAGCTGCGGTCGCAGCCCATTTCCCAGCAGGAGATGGCGGCCCCGCTCTCGCCACAGACGAAGCAGTGCtggaaagagcagagcagcccccaTCAGCGGCAGCCTCAGGGCCGCCACGGCCAGCCCCACGCCTCCGGGCAGGGCGCAGGATGTGGCCGCTGCTGGGTCACACCCCGCAGATGCGCCTGTCGGACGAGGCTCCTGTGCTGGAGCCTCTGCGGAGCTGCTGGGAGCGAGACTCCTGTCCCAGAGCCCGCTGGAAGGGCTGGGATTTCTTTCTCGGGTCTGGGCTAGGCTCCCGCAAACGTCTCCCGGCACAGATCTCCCCGGTCTTGTCAGGCGCTCACCTTCTGCGCTGCCCGCGCGATTGTACGTCGAATATCCTCGGGGAGAAATCCCATGAGTCCTGCTTCCCTGTCCCCTCGCTGAAAAAGCTCGTTGGCAAAAAGCTGCGgtagaggagagaggaggagctgctgaggaGAGCGTGGCAGGGACTGCCTGTCGGAAAGCAAGCTGGAGGGAGCCCCGGCGTAACTCACCAGGCAAAAGACGTGGGCACAGAGCCCTCGCTTCTCCAGTTTGTCCCCGCAGAGAGCCGGGTCAGCCTCTGCCCGGCGACACAGCAGGCACgctggaggggagagagcaAACGCCGGTGGGAACGAGCACctctgcggggccgggggaagCGTCCCTGAGGGATTGCCCCCAAGGgcctgctctgcccctgccgAGCTGGCTGatgggcagggctggaggcctgggagaggaagggggcATTGCAGGCACGGGGGTCCCAGCAGGTGCCCACCGCCCAGCCTGGGCCCCGCTGGCTGAGGACAGGAGGGGCCCTGCCCCGGGGTGCTCGGggagctcctgcctccccctgccaccGCTCTCGGCCCCACGCTGACCGCCCCGACAAGCCCTCTGCTACGCTGCGGGAGGGCTGCTTTGCTCTCACCCTGCTCCATCGAGTCGGGGGCCGTCTGCTTCCTCGCGGACATGGCGCACGTCAACGGCGAGCGCTCGGAGAGTCCCTGTCCCAGCAGCGCCGGGTGTCTCCTCCAAACGCTCCTCTGCCGACTCTGAGGGAGAAGCCGGAGGCGGGTGAGCTTGCGGCACAGGCCCAGCGCCCCGAGGCCTGGggcccccctcctccctcgGCAGCCCCGCACAAGCCCcgtccctcccctgccctctcctcacCTCACCGGCTCGCACTGACGGACGGCCTGTGCCCAGCGTTCCTTCTTGTGGGCTTGCCCCCGCGGGGTACGGTGGCCATGGACTGGACAAGCGGGCTGCGTGCGCCCCAAAAAAATAGGGCAGGGACGAGGAAAAGGAAGACGCAGAGGAGGCGGAAAAGCCTAGCAGGGGTGGCTGGAGAAGTGAGAGAGGGGGGCGAGCACCTCGGCAACCGCGTCACCGGGGCGGCCGCTCTGCGGCGAGGGCAGAGTCCGATGCCGGGTCCCCCGGGGCAGCCGTCGAGGGGGACGCTGTTGGCCGAAAGGTGCTGTTGGGGCAGCGCGACTCCAGGGCTCCAGCCCTGGCCGAGGGGAACTCTGCGCTCCTGCCCCCGGCACGGGGAGCGCTGCCAGCAGGTCGGGGAAGgcgatccttcccctctgcGCCGCACCGGTAAGGCTGCGTCGCAAGTACTGCCTCCGGTGCCGGGCTCCCCGGCACAGGGGACGGGAGCGACCTTGGAGCCTGGCCTGGGCTCGCACGTGCCATCCGCTCAGAGGCGGTGGGTGGCCGGGGCACAGCACGGCACCTCAGGGCGGCACCGCGAAGTCGCAGGTGGCCCAACAAGGGCCTGAGGTCTCAGGTGGCCCAACAAGGGCCTGAGGACTCCTCAGCGCTTTGGCGATGTGCCGCCCCCGGAACTTTCTAGCGGTGGGACCGCAAGCTGGGGAGTCGCGGCAGAAACGGCCTTTTTCCGTGGCAAGGAACTGCCTTTCAGAGTCAGCGTGAGCCTTTCCGTGGTGGGGTAGGAAACCGCGAGTGGCTGTGGGGCAGCTTCGGAGGGGGCGGGTGGGAGCGTTGATCTGTTGGAGGCTGGAAAGGCTctccagagggatctggacgggctggatcgatgggccgaggcttgtcaagcactggaacgggctgcccagggaagcggttgagtcgCCATCCCCGGAGGTGTCGAGAAGACGTGTAGgtgtggcgcttagggacacgGGTTagcggtggacttggcagtgttaggttgacggttggactcggtgatcttaagggtcttttccagcctaaatgatgCTGTGATTCTAATTACCATTCAATTATCGCTTAATCGCCATTTGATGACCACGTGATCTTCATTCGATCATCGATTGATTACCACTTGATCATGGCTTCATCGTTAATAAAACCCTCTGAGTTAAGCCCACGGCGACGGTGACTTCTCTGACTAGTTCACCTGTGACACcaggaaggactggtgggaggtgtgtgatggtcggaggccgtcttgggcttagcgaccatgaaatgatagaattttcaggttttggtgaggcaaggaaggtggtcagcaaaaccaccactatggacttccggagggcaaactttggcctcttcaggacACTGGctgagagagtcccttgggagacggtcctgaagggcaaaggggtccaggagggatggacattctttaagaaggaaatcttaacgGCTCGGGACCAGGCCATTCCCATGTGCCGCCAGTCGAACCGCGAaggaaaacgaccggcctggctggacggggagcttttgctaggagtcaagaaaaaggctatcttgaaacggatgaggtgtagggattgtggcaaaggaaaaggaaagagagaagaagacagagagagaaaaggaagagagaaagatttcccCGGTCCTGGGTCcgtccagcgttggttcagtcagccgaggtgtccggtcagccgaggggtccagtcccggtgggcttgcgcacccggggcttcagtttgtgtccttttctcatccttgccctcctttgggcaggcacccgaactcgtcaggttaatgagcaggctgtgagcctttgggcttgggggtcatttgtggagtaacttctccttccctgcagagacggccattgtttgatctttgtatcagaagaGCTTCTCAGAAgagggagctgcgcaccctccaggacgccctccccctcctgttgctgatgtctgagctgatgggcttttcaccttggttccttgctgtgcagggtttgtcttaagcagaacttgccccaccacaatgtttgagacattaactcttttaGTCTCTCACAACACCGACCTCAACTTTCCAAGAAAAGGAGCTTTGCCACTTTGCCCCAATTCTCACTCACCTGGGCAACGAGGGCGGGAAATGGGTTATAGCCTTGTCGAGAAGGAGAGAGAGTTGAAGCGTGTCAAAAGTCGCTGGGGCCGGGGCGCATGATTTTGGGGGGCGAGCCGGTGGGCCGTGCCGGGCCACcctcccggcggcgggggcagaGACCCGAAGCCCACGGCCAAGGCGCGGGGCAGCCGGCCAAGGCCAGCCCGCGAGGAGGGAGGTCTGGGCAAGGTGCTGCCAACCGCCAGGGAGAAGACAACGCTCTGGGCCCAGCCCCTAAGGCTGCCCCCCAAgaaagggagaggtggaggaggaggaagccgaCGAATGAGCGTGGAATGTCCCAGCGCAGAGATTAACGGCCAACTTTATTGTACGGGTGGAGGGGGATCAGGACCAGCGCTCGGGGATGGCGCACGGCTGGTCCGCGGCGGCGTCCGGGCCGGCTGTTGTAGGGGTTTTGCTCCCGGCGTTGCAAGCGGGAGCGGTCTCGCACCCGCACGGGCCCAGGGGGGCTGGAGCTTCTGCTGCTCTCGAGCGCTGGGGAGCCGCTGGAGGACCCCGATGCTGCCTGGCTggcggtgctggggctgctggtctCGGGTGCCGGGGAGCTGTGGGACGGCCCCAGCGCCGCCTGGCTGGGGGTGCTGCTCTCAGCACTTGGTGCTGGCGCACGGCTCCTGTCGTGGCGTCTTCCGGGCGGGCTGTAGGGATGTTGGGCCCGGCGTTGGAAGCGGGAGCGGTCTCGCACCCGCACGGGCCCaggggggctggagcagctgctgccctgaaGTGGTGGGGAGCCGCAGGAGGACCCCGATGTGCCTGGCTggcggtgctggggctgctggtctGGTGGGGAGCCGCTGGAGGACCCCACTGGCAGCTGGCTggcggtgctggggctgctggtctCGGGTGGGGGAGCTGTGGGAAGGCCCCAGCGCGCCTGGCTGGGGGTGCTGCTCTCAGCACTTGGTGCTGGCGCACGGCTCCTGTCGTGGCATCTTCCGGGCCGGCTGTAGGGATGTTGGGCCCGGCGTTGGAAGCGGGAGCTGTTTCGCACGCGGTGGCCCAGGGGGGCTGGAGCGGCTGCTGCCCTCAAGCACTGGGGAGCCTTGGGACGGCCCTGATGCTGCATTGCCGGGGCTGCGTCTGCGGTGCCAGGGAGCCGTGGGTGGCCCGAATTCCGCCTGGCTCCCAGTGGGGGGCTGTGGTCTCCAGCGCTGGGGAGCCGCAGGAGGACCCCGCTGGCAGCTGGCTggcggtgctggggctgctggtgtcGGGTGCCGGCGAGCCGTGGGAAGGCCCGATCCTGCCTGGCCGGCAGCGCTGGGGCCGGCGAGCTCCGAGCTGGCACTGGAGGCTGTAAGGGGAAGCAGGAAGGTCAAGGGCACGGCCCCCAGGCCCGGGGCAGGATAGGCCAGAGCGGTGCCCCCGGCCGTCCTAGAGCAGAGAGGCTCTGCCAGGCCCACCCTGGGCTCCCGCTGCCAGGCCTTGCCTGGCCCCTGGCCCCAGCCCAGGGGCAGCCGGGCGCTTTGCCTCTTACCGGTGCCCAGGCCAGCACACACGCGTCGCACTCCCAGCTGGCCGTGCTGCTCCTCAGGTCGGAAGCAGCGTCTGTGGGTGCCCTCGGCAGCGAAGGAGCAGCACAGGAGCAGTTGCCAGGGCCTGGGGAAGCAAACGGGTTCACGGTGTGAGGACAAAGTGACCGCAGCACGGGATTGTCCGGCCGAGCTCTCGGTCTCAGTGCTTGCGCTTCGAGCCCTTGGCGAGACGGCGTTCCCGTACAGAGCCCCGGGGTGCAGCTTTGGCAACTTacccctcttcctctgcctgctccctgcctctggACAAAGGCACTCCCTGGCATCGCAGCGGCTGTGGCCTCTCACTTAGTGCTGCGTATGCACGCTGTTCTCCCACGATGGCAGTctgatggagaaggaaaaatggaggAAGGAGCCCCTGCCCCGGCATAAGGGAGATGCAGGGCGTCCCTGCTCGCCCCCCGCCCTGTTTCCAGCTCCTCCGTGAAGCTGAAGCCCAGACTCGCGGGACAGCGGAGGGCCAGGAAGGactgctggggcagagccccTGGCGCGGCACAGCGCTTGCAGCCTCTGTATTGGGAGCCGGCCCGAAGGACACCAACCGAAGGGGATTCGGATGCCCATGGTGAGCATTTCCGAGAGAAAGAGCTCCTTATCTCTACAGAGTGGGCACTGGAAGCAAGAAATGCCGGCGCACAGAGCCTGTCCCTGCAGGAGGAGAGAAACATAAGGAGCATGAGCGAGGCCCTGGTGCTGCCGAGCGCCTGCCGTGCCCCGGGGGCGAGGGAACGGCTCCTACCTGGATGCAGCCCCTGTGGAACCAGGCGTGTTTGCACGCTGGGCACACCATGGTGCCGTAGGACTTTCTCTCCTCCACGAGGTCCAGGCAGATGAGGCAGGTGGTGTTCTCCTCCGGAGCcgcctcccctgcctgctctgggcGGTGCTGCCAGCAGTAGGCCCTGGGGGCAAGAGGAAAGGGATGGGCGAGGGGAGAAGCGCTGGCTCCTTCCCCGGGTGGCagcagggggagaggaggtaCCTGTACCGAAGAGCGAACTGGGTGACGCATCCACCCTCCACGGCACAGGGGAGATGGAAGCTGCGGTCGCAGCCCATTTCCCAGCAGGAGATGGCGGCCCCGCTCTCGCCACAGACGAAGCAGTGCtggaaagagcagagcagcccccaTCAGCGGCAGCCTCAGGGCCGCCACGGCCAGCCCCACGCCTCCGGGCAGGGCGCAGGATGTGGCCGCTGCTGGGTCCCACCCCGCAGATGCGCCTGTCGGACGAGGCTCCTGTGCTGGAGCCTCTGCGGAGCTGCTGGGAGCGAGACTCCTGTCCCAGAGCCCGCTGGAAGGGCTGGGATTTCTTTCTCGGGTCTGGGCTAGGCTCCCGCAAACGTCTCCCGGCACAGATCTCCCCGGTCTTGTCAGGCGCTCACCTTCTGCGCTGCCGCGCGATTGTACGTCGAATATCCTCGGGGAGAAATCCCATGAGTCCTGCTTCCCTGTCCCCTCGCTGAAAAAGCTCGTTGGCAAAAAGCTGCGgtagaggagagagaggagctgctgaggAGAGCGTGGCAGGGACTGCCTGTCGGAAAGCAAGCTGGAGGGAGCCCCGGCGTAACTCACCAGGCAAAAGACGTGGGCACAGAGCCCTCGCTTCTCCAGTTTGTCCCCGCAGAGAGCCGGGTCAGCCTCTGCCCGGCGACACAGCAGGCACgctggaggggagagagcaAACGCCGGTGGGAACGAGCACctctgcggggccgggggaagCGTCCCTGAGGGATTGCCCCCAAGGgcctgctctgcccctgccgAGCTGGCTGatgggcagggctggaggcctgggagaggaagggggcATTGCAGGCACGGGGGTCCCAGCAGGTGCCCACCGCCCAGCCTGGGCCCCGCTGGCTGAGGACAGGAGGGGCCCTGCCCCGGGGTGCTCGGggagctcctgcctccccctgccaccGCTCTCGGCCCCACGCTGACCGCCCCGACAAGCCCTCTGCTACGCTGCGGGAGGGCTGCTTTGCTCTCACCCTGCTCCATCGAGTCGGGGGCCGTCTGCTTCCTCGCGGACATGGCGCACGTCAACGGCGAGCGCTCGGAGAGTCCCTGTCCCAGCAGCGCCGGGTGTCTCCTCCAAACGCTCCTCTGCCGACTCTGAGGGAGAAGCCGGAGGCGGGTGAGCTTGCGGCACAGGCCCAGCGCCCCGAGGCCTGGggcccccctcctccctcgGCAGCCCCGCACAAGCCCcgtccctcccctgccctcctcacCTCACCGGCTCGCACTGACGGACGGCCTGTGCCCAGCGTTCCTTCTTGTGGGCTTGCCCCCGCGGGTCACAGTGGCCACTGTGACATCAGCACCGCTGGCCTGCGTGCGCCCCAACTACGGGCAGGGACGCCCTCGGCCACCTGCCGCCCGCTCTGAGGCGGCCACCGCCTCGCAGGGGTGGCTGCGAAGTGCCGAGGCGGGGGCCCGAGCCCTCGGCACCCGCGTCACCGGGGCGGCCGCTCCTGCGGCGAGGGCAGAGTCCGATGCCGGGTCCCCCGGGGCAGCCGTCGAGGGGGACGCTGTTGGCCGAAAGGTGCTGTTGGGGCAGCGCGACTGCAGGGCTCCAGCCCTGGCCGAGGGAACTCTGCGCTCCTGCCCCCGGCACGGGGAGCGCTGCCAGCAGGTCGGGGAAGgcgatccttcccctctgcGCCGCACCGGTAAGGCTGCGTCGCAAGTACTGCCTCCGGTGCCGGGCTCCCCGGCACAGGGGACGGGAGCGACCTTGGAGCCTGGCCTGGGCTCGCACGTGCCATCCGCTCAGAGGCGGTGGGTGGCCGGGGCACAGCACGGCACCTCAGGGCGGCGCCGCGAAGTCGCAGGTGGCCCAACAAGGGCCTGAGGTCTCAGGTGGCCCAACAAGGGCCTGAGGACTCCTCAGCGCTTTGGCGATGTGCCGCCCCCGGAACTTTCTAGCGGTGGGACCGCAAGCTGGGGAGTCGCGGCGGAAACGGCCTTTTTCCGTGGCAAGGAACTGCCTTTCAGAGTCAGCGTGAGCCTTTCCGTGGTGGGGTAGGAAACCGCGAGTGGCTGTGGGGCAGCTTCGGAGGGGGCGGGTGGGAGCGTTGATCTGTTGGAGGCTGGAAAGGCTctccagagggatctggacgggctggatcgatgggccgaggcttgtcaagcactggaacgggctgcccagggaagcggttgagtcgCCATCCCCGGAGGTGTCGAGAAGACGTGTAGgtgtggcgcttagggacacgGGTTagcggtggacttggcagtgttaggttgacggttggactcggtgatcttaagggtcttttccagcctaaatgatgCTGTGNNNNNNNNNNNNNNNNNNNNNNNNNNNNNNNNNNNNNNNNNNNNNNNNNNNNNNNNNNNNNNNNNNNNNNNNNNNNNNNNNNNNNNNNNNNNNNNNNNNNNNNNNNNNNNNNNNNNNNNNNNNNNNNNNNNNNNNNNNNNNNNNNNNNNNNNNNNNNNNNNNNNNNNNNNNNNNNNNNNNNNNNNNNNNNNNNNNNNNNNNNNNNNNNNNNNNNNNNNNNNNNNNNNNNNNNNNNNNNNNNNNNNNNNNNNNNNNNNNNNNNNNNNNNNNNNNNNNNNNNNNNNNNNNNNNNNNNNNNNNNNNNNNNNNNNNNNNNNNNNNNNNNNNNNNNNNNNNNNNNNNNNNNNNNNNNNNNNNNNNNNNNNNNNNNNNNNNNNNNNNNNNNNNNNNNNNNNNNNNNNNNNNNNNNNNNNNNNNNNNNNNNNNNNNNNNNNNNNNNNNNNNNNNNNNNNNNNNNNNNNNNNNNNNNNNNNNNNNNNNNNNNNNNNNNNNNNNNNNNNNNNNNNNNNNNNNNNNNNNNNNNNNNNNNNNNNNNNNNNNNNNNNNNNNNNNNNNNNNNNNNNNNNNNNNNNNNNNNNNNNNNNNNNNNNNNNNNNNNNNNNNNNNNNNNNNNNNNNNNNNNNNNNNNNNNNNNNNNNNNNNNNNNNNNNNNNNNNNNNNNNNNNNNNNNNNNNNNNNNNNNNNNNNNNNNNNNNNNNNNNNNNNNNNNNNNNNNNNNNNNNNNNNNNNNNNNNNNNNNNNNNNNNNNNNNNNNNNNNNNNNNNNNNNNNNNNNNNNNNNNNNNNNNNNNNNNNNNNNNNNNNNNNNNNNNNNNNNNNNNNNNNNNNNNNNNNNNNNNNNNNNNNNNNNNNNNNNNNNNNNNNNNNNNNNNNNNNNNNNNNNNNNNNNNNNNNNNNNNNNNNNNNNNNNNNNNNNNNNNNNNNNNNNNNNNNNNNNNNNNNNNNNNNNNNNNNNNNNNNNNNNNNNNNNNNNNNNNNNNNNNNNNNNNNNNNNNNNNNNNNNNNNNNNNNNNNNNNNNNNNNNNNNNNNNNNNNNNNNNNNNNNNNNNNNNNNNNNNNNNNNNNNNNNNNNNNNNNNNNNNNNNNNNNNNNNNNNNNNNNNNNNNNNNNNNNNNNNNNNNNNNNNNNNNNNNNNNNNNNNNNNNNNNNNNNNNNNNNNNNNNNNNNNNNNNNNNNNNNNNNNNNNNNNNNNNNNNNNNNNNNNNNNNNNNNNNNNNNNNNNNNNNNNNNNNNNNNNNNNNNNNNNNNNNNNNNNNNNNNNNNNNNNNNNNNNNNNNNNNNNNNNNNNNNNNNNNNNNNNNNNNNNNNNNNNNNNNNNNNNNNNNNNNNNNNNNNNNNNNNNNNNNNNNNNNNNNNNNNNNNNNNNNNNNNNNNNNNNNNNNNNNNNNNNNNNNNNNNNNNNNNNNNNNNNNNNNNNNNNNNNNNNNNNNNNNNNNNNNNNNNNNNNNNNNNNNNNNNNNNNNNNNNNNNNNNNNNNNNNNNNNNNNNNNNNNNNNNNNNNNNNNNNNNNNNNNNNNNNNNNNNNNNNNNNNNNNNNNNNNNNNNNNNNNNNNNNNNNNNNNNNNNNNNNNNNNNNNNNNNNNNNNNNNNNNNNNN from Aquila chrysaetos chrysaetos chromosome 20, bAquChr1.4, whole genome shotgun sequence includes these protein-coding regions:
- the LOC115333413 gene encoding LOW QUALITY PROTEIN: serine/arginine repetitive matrix protein 1-like (The sequence of the model RefSeq protein was modified relative to this genomic sequence to represent the inferred CDS: inserted 1 base in 1 codon) gives rise to the protein MSARKQTAPDSMEQACLLCRRAEADPALCGDKLEKRGLCAHVFCLLFANELFQRGDREAGLMGFLPEDIRRTIXAAAQKHCFVCGESGAAISCWEMGCDRSFHLPCAVEGGCVTQFALRYRAYCWQHRPEQAGEAAPEENTTCLICLDLVEERKSYGTMVCPACKHAWFHRGCIQGQALCAGISCFQCPLCRDKELFLSEMLTMGIRIPFGPGNCSCAAPSLPRAPTDAASDLRSSTASWECDACVLAWAPPPVPARSSPAPALPARQDRAFPRLAGTRHQQPQHRQPAASGVLLRLPSAGDHSPPLGARRNSGHPRLPGTADAAPAMQHQGRPKAPQCLRAAAAPAPLGHRVRNSSRFQRRAQHPYSRPGRCHDRSRAPAPSAESSTPSQARWGLPTAPPPETSSPSTASQLPVGSSSGSPPDQQPQHRQPGTSGSSCGSPPLQGSSCSSPPGPVRVRDRSRFQRRAQHPYSPPGRRHDRSRAPAPSAESSTPSQAALGPSHSSPAPETSSPSTASQAASGSSSGSPALESSRSSSPPGPVRVRDRSRLQRREQNPYNSRPGRRRGPAVRHPRALVLIPLHPYNKVGR